One part of the Amphiura filiformis chromosome 5, Afil_fr2py, whole genome shotgun sequence genome encodes these proteins:
- the LOC140151796 gene encoding E3 ubiquitin-protein ligase TRIM56-like codes for MATMKSRLAFVSSILTCRNCMKLFDGKERFPKLLDCLHTICEQCVRTLVNQQSQVKCTICKVMRQMPSDGFPDNELVLNYLQNMEDAPSPRHQGKCQSCSCNEAVAFCEDWGMNVCKVCIELHNLINITRIREVENHLNEFLDKQLTLRNKCQHTSSKKRRFLTMFHSTRKSQMAACSKCSAKIHTGINVSVDNQEGHQKDHNKLMGLVAEQCRERSRAHKASLPALNELIVKVDIHREEKEKDIDETFKALVDKLYEQCEVVKTEVQKKCDARKRDLEDQKSQVISMCAELEGAIEFAEQLGKFSGSEEHLNLQQQVTVRMKELIERDANVRIEDLQHLFNDDTEKDAKKNTAQLSSTKRPISSHVEFNTKSIRNV; via the exons ATGGCGACTATGAAATCAAGGCTCGCTTTTGTGTCCAGTATTTTAACATGTCGAAATTGCATGAAGTTGTTTGATGGTAAGGAACGTTTTCCTAAACTTCTTGATTGTCTTCATACCATTTGTGAACAGTGTGTCAGAACACTAGTGAACCAGCAATCTCAAGTGAAATGTACGATCTGTAAAGTTATGCGTCAAATGCCCTCAGACGGCTTCCCTGACAATGAACTGgtattgaattatttacaaaatatggaGGACGCGCCTAGTCCTCGGCATCAAGGTAAATGTCAAAGCTGTTCCTGCAATGAAGCTGTTGCATTTTGTGAGGATTGGGGTATGAATGTGTGTAAAGTCTGTATTGAGTTACATAACCTCATAAATATCACCAGAATTCGTGAGGTTGAAAACCATTTGAATGAGTTTCTGGACAAACAACTTACTCTAAGAAACAAGTGCCAGCATACTTCATCAAAGAAAAGGCGATTCCTAACAATGTTCCATTCTACTCGTAAAAGTCAGATGGCAGCATGTTCAAAATGTTCAGCAAAGATCCACACAGGGATAAATGTATCTGTTGATAACCAGGAGGGACACCAGAAGGATCACAACAAACTGATGGGACTTGTAGCAGAACAATGCAGAGAACGAAGTCGTGCACACAAAGCCTCGTTGCCAGCGCTAAATGAACTCATCGTGAAAGTCGATATTCACCGtgaggaaaaagagaaagatatCGATGAAACGTTCAAAGCACTTGTAGACAAATTATACGAACAATGCGAGGTAGTTAAAACTGAGGTACAGAAAAAATGTGACGCAAGGAAACGGGATCTGGAAGATCAGAAGAGCCAAGTTATAAGCATGTGTGCTGAATTAGAGGGCGCTATTGAGTTTGCTGAACAGCTGggc AAGTTTTCCGGTTCAGAGGAACACCTGAATCTTCAGCAACAG GTGACTGTGCGGATGAAAGAATTAATAGAAAGGGATGCCAATGTGAGGATTGAAGATTTACAGCACCTGTTCAACGATGATACCGAGAAAGATGCCAAGAAGAATACTGCACAACTATCTTCCACCAAGAGACCAATATCCTCTCACGTCGAAtttaatacaaaaagtatacGTAATGTCTAG
- the LOC140151768 gene encoding uncharacterized protein, producing the protein MLPVSPDETRCTSMTKPLMKPSEYDGSTPLQDYLAHFEIVCELNAWPDVKAAFLATSLRGAALAVLSDLEEHSRYHYPALINALDRRFNSENKAELNKTLLKKRTREKGESLPELAQNLRRLTKYAYPNAPRSMQDILAKDQFLDALDPDMRWSIFQTRPKTLDEALDVAIECEAFKLAENQRSCQYVRSVSNLEVGLDLQSDKLESSEQVDSLMSKDQIVLQSLLEILRVILQKIESVQNKNQSYENQRRNHGNYENKRHRKDLICFKCGEVGHFQRHCKVSRPINSTTSPTLSNTSDEHDHDDNSKRVSNVKMVMPNNVVKENTDVEEMKTVGLQYSHDNLMHDPENLTDFWQFSCNGLDELTSASEEPKEMDDTENPFM; encoded by the coding sequence ATGTTGCCTGTAAGTCCTGATGAGACGAGGTGCACATCAATGACAAAACCATTGATGAAGCCATCAGAATATGACGGCTCAACACCGCTACAGGATTATTTGGCACACTTTGAAATTGTGTGTGAATTAAATGCTTGGCCTGATGTCAAAGCAGCATTTTTGGCTACCAGCCTTAGAGGGGCTGCTCTTGCGGTTCTGAGTGATTTGGAAGAACATTCCAGGTATCACTATCCAGCGTTGATAAACGCACTGGACAGGCGTTTCAACTCTGAAAATAAAGCAGAGTTGAATAAGACGCTATTAAAGAAAAGAACCCGTGAAAAGGGCGAGTCACTTCCAGAGCTGGCACAAAATTTGCGTAGATTAACCAAATATGCATACCCAAATGCACCTAGGAGTATGCAAGACATTCTGGCTAAAGATCAGTTCTTAGACGCATTGGACCCTGATATGAGATGGAGCATATTTCAAACCAGGCCTAAGACCCTGGATGAAGCACTTGATGTTGCTATCGAGTGCGAGGCCTTCAAATTGGCCGAAAATCAGAGGTCATGTCAATACGTCAGATCTGTGAGCAAtcttgaagtaggcctagaccTACAGTCGGACAAATTGGAGTCATCTGAACAAGTTGACTCGCTCATGTCGAAGGACCAAATAGTCTTACAGTCCCTGCTGGAAATTCTCAGGGTAATTCTCCAGAAGATCGAGTCTGTGCAAAATAAAAACCAAAGTTACGAAAACCAAcgccgtaaccatggtaactatgaAAACAAAAGACACAGAAAAGATCTGATCTGTTTTAAATGTGGAGAAGTTGGTCACTTCCAAAGACACTGcaaagtgagtaggcctataaactCGACGACATCTCCAACTTTGTCAAACACGTCCGatgaacatgatcatgatgacaaCTCAAAACGAGTGTCAAACGTGAAAATGGTGATGCCTAATAACGTGGTCAAGGAAAACACGGACGTGGAAGAAATGAAGactgtaggcctacaatacagTCACGACAACTTGATGCACGATCCTGAAAATCTTACAGATTTTTGGCAGTTCAGTTGCAATGGCCTTGATGAACTGACAAGTGCATCAGAGGAACCAAAAGAAATGGATGACACTGAAAATCCATTTATGTAA
- the LOC140151769 gene encoding LOW QUALITY PROTEIN: BTB/POZ domain-containing protein KCTD1-like (The sequence of the model RefSeq protein was modified relative to this genomic sequence to represent the inferred CDS: inserted 1 base in 1 codon), producing MRRMDEIITLNVGGHLHTTSLTTLTKYPDSMLGAMFSGRMTSAKDHQGNYVIDRDGTLFRFILNFLRTSTLSLPEXFSEIESLQQKMDTSLPAIVTLNVGGHLYTTSLTTLTKYRDSMLGAMFSGRMPSAQDHRGHYLIDRGGVLFRYVLNFLRTSALTLPDEFKEIDLLVKEVELYQLKELVEIVRDLQRTLKNSIKKKDYIEIVMEDPGNWPYCTFLGREEILGQVQEISNYLNSHTKIDRVKLFEELQQLGFALEFTNMSMSTFEESGSQIRSYTRWVYVR from the exons ATGAGGAGAATGGATGAGATTATCACACTCAACGTTGGTGGCCATCTCCACACAACATCTCTAACCACCTTGACAAAATACCCAGACTCTATGCTTGGTGCTATGTTCAGTGGTCGTATGACTTCAGCAAAAGATCATCAAGGGAATTATGTCATAGACAGAGACGGCACACTCTTCCGCTTCATTTTAAACTTCCTACGCACATCAACACTATCACTGCCTG GATTTTCGGAAATTGAGTCACTT CAACAGAAGATGGACACTTCATTACCTGCAATAGTCACACTAAATGTTGGTGGCCATCTTTATACTACATCATTAACTACTCTCACAAAGTACCGTGATTCCATGCTTGGTGCAATGTTTAGTGGACGCATGCCCTCAGCTCAAGACCACCGTGGTCACTATCTTATTGATCGGGGCGGGGTCTTATTTCGTTATGTTTTAAATTTCCTCCGAACTTCTGCACTAACATTACCGGATGAATTTAAAGAAATAGATCTTCTTGTTAAAGAGGTGGAATTATATCAATTAAAAGAGCTAGTTGAAATAGTGAGAGATCTACAACGCACGCTTAAAAATAGCATCAAGAAGAAAGACTACATTGAAATCGTAATGGAAGACCCGGGCAACTGGCCTTACTGTACATTTCTTGGTCGAGAAGAAATTTTGGGTCAAGTACAAGAGATATCAAATTACTTAAATTCCCACACAAAGATTGATAGGGTTAAACTATTTGAAGAGTTGCAACAACTTGGATTTGCTCTGGAATTTACGAACATGTCAATGTCAACTTTTGAAGAATCTGGTAGTCAAATTCGAAGCTACACAAGATGGGTATATGTCCGGTGA